The Clostridium sp. AWRP genome has a window encoding:
- a CDS encoding acyl-CoA dehydratase activase, which translates to MIYVGIDIGSTASKVCIYDSGIKETFALPTGWSSVKTAGVIKDRLKKMGIGKDNCKIVATGYGRVSVPYANKTITEITCHGKGAYYLLKDDCTIIDIGGQDTKIITIKGGKVTNFTMNDKCAAGTGRFLELMAGTLGFTIDELCEKAKSGNGVTISSMCTVFAESEITSLIGNGTRREDIAFGVVDSITSKVKSLCQKHGEGFNYFLTGGLSQNEYIINILSEKLRSPVKSNKFGRYAGAIGAAISASKLK; encoded by the coding sequence GTGATTTACGTAGGTATAGACATAGGTTCTACTGCTTCAAAAGTTTGTATATATGACAGTGGAATTAAGGAAACATTTGCACTTCCAACAGGTTGGAGCAGTGTAAAAACTGCTGGTGTTATAAAAGATAGACTAAAAAAAATGGGAATAGGGAAAGATAATTGCAAAATAGTAGCTACGGGGTATGGAAGAGTATCTGTTCCCTATGCTAATAAAACTATAACTGAGATTACTTGCCATGGAAAAGGTGCTTATTACCTTTTAAAAGATGACTGTACGATAATCGATATAGGTGGTCAAGACACCAAGATAATTACTATAAAAGGTGGTAAGGTTACTAATTTCACTATGAATGACAAATGTGCAGCAGGTACAGGAAGATTCCTAGAGCTAATGGCTGGTACTTTAGGGTTTACCATAGATGAATTGTGTGAAAAAGCTAAAAGTGGAAATGGAGTTACTATAAGTTCTATGTGTACTGTATTTGCTGAATCTGAAATAACAAGTTTAATTGGAAATGGTACTAGGAGAGAAGATATAGCTTTTGGAGTAGTTGATTCTATTACAAGTAAAGTAAAATCTTTATGTCAAAAGCATGGAGAAGGATTTAATTATTTTTTAACTGGTGGTTTAAGTCAAAATGAGTATATAATAAACATTCTTTCTGAAAAGTTAAGATCACCTGTTAAAAGCAATAAATTTGGAAGATATGCAGGTGCTATTGGAGCAGCTATTTCAGCTTCAAAATTAAAATAG
- a CDS encoding DUF3343 domain-containing protein, which translates to MGNKRYYILFPSHTEGMKMEKVLKGSKLEYTIVPTPREISSCCGISIMYNKKDEEEIKLMAQQHNVKTLGFHCVDKKIVNPYL; encoded by the coding sequence ATGGGCAATAAAAGATACTATATACTTTTTCCATCTCATACTGAAGGGATGAAGATGGAAAAAGTATTAAAAGGGAGTAAATTAGAATATACAATTGTGCCTACACCTAGGGAAATTTCATCCTGCTGCGGCATATCTATAATGTATAACAAGAAGGATGAAGAAGAAATAAAGCTTATGGCACAACAGCATAATGTGAAAACTTTAGGTTTTCACTGTGTAGATAAAAAAATTGTAAATCCCTATTTATAG
- a CDS encoding double-cubane-cluster-containing anaerobic reductase — MADYRELWSKLGIDLEKHDKLCAVLPELYSGVYLNQKNRPEGMNYFNLVVAEVHGLRIQELDDYKAQGGKVVGTFCVFVPDEVILAAKAIGVGLCSGSQFWVEDGEKVLPRNLCPLIKALMGAKVGGTCPYFQSCDMLIGETTCDGKKKAWEILNDYVPVHVMELPQMKREKNCKAWEEEIKEFISKMEELTGNKITVESLRQGIKTANAKRRALKRLYNLRKYKPSPISGLDVLLISQIAFYDDPDRFVEKLNELCDELDKRVKKGVDEGKKRIMITGTPMALPNWKLHSIIEGLNAQVVVEETCTGTRYFENEVCEEGKTIDDLVKNLADRYMKINCACFTPNTGRIDDIIKYVDEYHVDGVIDFNLSFCHTYAVEHKDVEKVLKEKGIPLIQIETDYSTEDSGQIKTRVEAFLEMI, encoded by the coding sequence GTGGCAGATTATAGAGAATTGTGGAGTAAATTAGGAATAGATTTAGAAAAGCATGATAAATTATGCGCGGTACTTCCAGAATTATATAGTGGTGTTTATTTAAACCAAAAAAATAGGCCAGAGGGAATGAATTATTTTAATCTTGTAGTAGCTGAAGTCCATGGATTAAGGATACAGGAACTGGACGACTATAAAGCACAAGGTGGAAAGGTAGTAGGAACATTTTGTGTGTTTGTTCCTGATGAAGTTATACTTGCAGCAAAAGCAATAGGGGTAGGTCTTTGCTCAGGCTCCCAATTTTGGGTTGAAGATGGTGAAAAGGTTTTACCAAGGAACCTATGTCCTTTAATTAAGGCACTTATGGGTGCAAAAGTTGGAGGGACGTGTCCATATTTTCAATCGTGTGATATGCTAATTGGAGAAACAACCTGTGATGGAAAGAAAAAAGCCTGGGAAATATTAAATGACTATGTTCCAGTTCATGTTATGGAATTACCACAGATGAAAAGAGAAAAAAATTGTAAGGCTTGGGAAGAAGAAATAAAGGAATTTATAAGCAAGATGGAAGAACTTACTGGCAATAAGATAACAGTAGAAAGTTTAAGACAGGGCATAAAGACTGCAAATGCGAAGAGAAGGGCACTTAAAAGATTATATAATTTGAGAAAATATAAGCCGTCTCCAATAAGTGGATTAGATGTTTTATTGATATCACAAATTGCTTTCTATGATGATCCAGATAGATTTGTAGAAAAATTAAATGAACTATGCGACGAATTGGATAAAAGAGTTAAAAAAGGTGTAGACGAGGGCAAAAAAAGAATCATGATAACAGGGACCCCAATGGCACTGCCTAACTGGAAACTTCATTCGATTATAGAAGGGTTAAATGCACAGGTAGTAGTTGAAGAAACATGTACAGGAACTAGATATTTTGAAAATGAAGTTTGTGAAGAGGGAAAAACTATAGACGATTTAGTAAAAAATTTGGCTGACAGATATATGAAGATAAACTGTGCCTGCTTTACTCCAAATACAGGAAGAATTGATGATATAATAAAATATGTAGATGAATATCATGTAGATGGAGTAATTGATTTTAATCTTTCATTTTGCCATACTTATGCAGTAGAACATAAGGATGTAGAAAAAGTGTTAAAAGAAAAAGGTATACCTTTAATCCAGATAGAAACGGATTATTCTACAGAGGATTCAGGACAGATAAAAACAAGAGTAGAGGCATTTTTAGAGATGATATAA
- a CDS encoding multidrug effflux MFS transporter encodes MVKSDMSKLSQNDEVKQKYLGNKGLIILISLLSAFVPLSTDLYLPALPMMSEYFHVSQAVTNLTLIMFFVFFSIGMLVFGPLSDKYGRKPVLIMGLIFYLIGSIMCVFSANMTLLIFSRIIQAVGGSAASAVATAIVKDVYSGKKRESVLSIVQSMTVISPAVAPVLGSWTLKVTSWRGIFVGLALIGVASLVGSILLNETLTSYNKGTVMQTLGRLGVVLKNPGFFSMLLIFSVVNIACMAFISASSYIYQDGFKLTSEVYSYYFTLNAVGMLFGPFLYLKLAGHLKREFIIDACFIVMIASGILVCIFDNSKPWVFALALLPSTIASCCMRPPSTNLMLEQQQNDTGSASSLIGGFAMIMGSVGMVIVSFNWTNQVFVIGALNVVIGLICGVGWKLAYKKPYVRHFSEIDMEQYDVAK; translated from the coding sequence ATGGTAAAAAGTGATATGTCAAAATTATCTCAAAATGATGAAGTAAAACAAAAATATCTAGGAAATAAAGGTCTTATAATTCTTATCTCTTTATTAAGTGCTTTTGTGCCTTTATCTACGGATCTTTATCTTCCAGCTCTACCTATGATGTCTGAATATTTCCACGTATCACAGGCTGTTACTAATCTTACGCTTATAATGTTTTTTGTATTTTTTAGCATAGGCATGCTTGTTTTTGGCCCTTTAAGTGATAAATACGGGCGTAAACCAGTACTTATTATGGGCCTTATATTTTATTTAATAGGAAGTATAATGTGTGTATTTTCTGCCAATATGACCCTTTTAATATTTTCTAGAATTATTCAAGCTGTTGGAGGAAGTGCAGCTAGTGCAGTGGCTACAGCTATTGTTAAAGATGTTTACAGCGGCAAAAAACGAGAATCAGTTTTATCTATTGTTCAATCTATGACAGTAATTTCTCCAGCTGTAGCACCAGTTTTAGGTTCATGGACTTTAAAAGTAACTTCATGGAGAGGAATATTTGTAGGTCTTGCCCTTATAGGAGTAGCATCTCTAGTAGGATCTATATTGCTAAATGAAACCTTAACAAGTTACAATAAAGGTACAGTAATGCAGACATTGGGAAGGTTAGGCGTAGTACTTAAGAATCCAGGATTTTTTTCTATGTTACTTATATTTTCCGTAGTAAATATAGCATGTATGGCCTTTATATCTGCCTCATCTTATATATATCAAGATGGTTTTAAGCTTACAAGTGAAGTATACAGTTACTATTTTACTTTAAATGCAGTGGGAATGTTATTTGGTCCATTCCTCTATCTTAAGCTTGCAGGCCATCTTAAACGTGAATTTATTATTGATGCTTGTTTTATTGTAATGATAGCCAGCGGTATATTAGTTTGTATATTTGATAACAGCAAACCTTGGGTATTTGCGTTAGCTCTCTTGCCTTCTACTATAGCATCATGCTGTATGCGTCCGCCAAGTACTAATTTGATGCTTGAGCAGCAGCAGAACGATACAGGTTCAGCATCCTCGCTTATAGGTGGATTTGCAATGATTATGGGAAGCGTAGGCATGGTTATTGTTTCATTTAATTGGACCAATCAAGTTTTTGTAATAGGAGCTCTAAATGTAGTAATAGGACTAATTTGTGGAGTTGGATGGAAATTGGCTTATAAAAAACCATATGTAAGACATTTTTCTGAAATAGATATGGAACAGTATGATGTAGCAAAATAG
- the map gene encoding type I methionyl aminopeptidase gives MIDIKTEKEIGYMAAAGKILASCHKEIRKMIKPGITTMEIDAFTEKYLKENGATPEQKGYMGFPYATCASVNDEICHGFPSNKPLKEGDIVTIDMVVNLNGWLADSAWSYAVGNISKEAEDLMKVTKECLYRGIKKAVVGNRIGDIGHEIQSYAEPLGYSVVRDYTGHGIGKVMHDDVCVPHYGKPGRGLKLREGMVITIEPMIDIGTYSTVVDSNNWTARTADGSLSAQYEHTLAITKNGPIILTDQDSI, from the coding sequence TTGATAGATATAAAAACTGAAAAAGAAATAGGATATATGGCTGCAGCAGGGAAAATACTAGCATCGTGTCACAAAGAAATTAGAAAAATGATTAAGCCAGGTATAACTACTATGGAAATAGATGCTTTTACGGAGAAATATTTAAAAGAAAATGGGGCAACCCCTGAGCAAAAAGGTTATATGGGTTTTCCGTATGCTACCTGTGCTTCAGTAAATGATGAGATCTGTCATGGATTTCCAAGCAATAAACCTTTAAAAGAAGGAGATATTGTAACTATAGACATGGTTGTAAATTTAAATGGATGGTTGGCTGATTCTGCATGGTCCTATGCAGTAGGAAATATATCTAAGGAAGCTGAGGACCTTATGAAGGTTACAAAAGAATGTCTTTACAGAGGTATAAAAAAAGCTGTTGTTGGAAATAGAATAGGCGACATAGGGCACGAAATACAAAGCTATGCAGAGCCACTAGGATATTCAGTAGTAAGAGATTATACAGGACATGGCATAGGGAAAGTAATGCATGATGATGTATGTGTACCTCATTATGGTAAGCCGGGAAGAGGACTTAAACTTAGAGAGGGTATGGTAATTACTATAGAACCTATGATAGATATAGGTACTTATTCAACTGTAGTAGATAGTAATAATTGGACAGCGCGTACTGCGGATGGAAGTCTTTCAGCACAGTATGAGCATACCCTTGCTATAACTAAAAATGGACCTATCATTTTAACTGATCAAGACAGCATTTAA
- a CDS encoding YitT family protein, with protein MTIYGSLALPLFILFTTNPHAVTLNPLLGCIYGGLLSGIGLGLVNRCDINL; from the coding sequence ATGACCATATATGGTTCTTTAGCTCTGCCTTTATTTATACTTTTTACAACCAATCCTCATGCAGTTACATTAAATCCACTATTAGGCTGTATATATGGAGGGTTACTATCTGGCATAGGACTTGGCTTGGTAAATAGATGTGATATAAATTTATAG
- a CDS encoding YitT family protein, which yields MVQSNFFSRKNTTYYYIKQYFEMMLGCIITALGFNLFLKPNQIASGG from the coding sequence GTGGTCCAGAGCAATTTTTTTAGTAGAAAAAATACTACATATTATTATATAAAGCAGTATTTTGAAATGATGTTAGGATGTATAATAACAGCTCTTGGGTTTAATTTGTTCTTAAAACCTAATCAAATAGCTTCAGGTGGATAG
- a CDS encoding zinc-ribbon domain-containing protein: protein MADKTIVCKDCGEEFVFTEGEQEFYKEKGFENEPQRCPDCRRKRKQQNNRGFRR from the coding sequence ATGGCAGATAAAACTATAGTTTGCAAAGATTGTGGAGAAGAATTCGTATTCACTGAAGGCGAACAAGAATTTTATAAAGAAAAAGGTTTTGAAAATGAACCTCAGAGATGTCCTGATTGTAGAAGAAAAAGAAAACAACAGAACAACAGAGGATTTAGAAGATAA